One region of Anticarsia gemmatalis isolate Benzon Research Colony breed Stoneville strain chromosome 2, ilAntGemm2 primary, whole genome shotgun sequence genomic DNA includes:
- the Smyd4-3 gene encoding SET and MYND domain containing, class 4, member 3, translating into MSQENDGFFKKFHDIINNSLDDVTRNNFANLESNTKRVSYLCSLPIIKNYDLTDDLQKCQTGGEFPVKKDLEKARQFKDEANKAVQKGDWAKAMQLYSQSMTYMPEKETEELSIVLANRSAALNHLEQYEDTLADIRRCLSLGYPRHLRYKVYERRARCLLVLKRNKEAISAFQDTISSLDEATKLDKEKRQKLRTDSKLMLEILNKGLVLAGNPKDPEPLKRKPPTPKLSGKHNTQYPAASDAIKIDYEEVRGRYATATKDIEPGEILLVERPHSGVLLAEYSRTHCQNCFIRCPILVACPKCPNVVFCSDKCLEYAQKTYHGYECHILPLIWKSGCSVTCHIALRMITQNKKEYFVNVSKDLENKPTGPYKTDDYRNIYHLVSHEDKRTKQDFLHRTQMTAFLVKLLELSGYFDGKPRSKPVDITEVKTMAVDEKYKEDVALIGGLILKNLQILKFNAHEVFELQCAKPKVGKNVIKHDGKSVFLAGAVFPTLALFNHSCDPGVVRYFCGAKIVVRAVKSIKKGEEVSENYGPIFTTVPKEKRRADLKEQYWFDCNCVPCEQNWPLYEQMNENYMRFKCDSDRPCPNVVAVPHDCQEFMVQCGLCHQYTNILKGLKSLQDTEMMYRLGRAAMESGQYGEAMKKFIDVLKLYNDTLCPPYRSYYDCVQDLRRCMLALGNYSIA; encoded by the exons ATGTCTCAAGAGAACGACGGATTCTTCAAAAAGTTCCACGATATAATAAACAACTCTTTGGATGACGTGACGAGGAACAATTTCGCCAATTTAGAATCCAACACGAAGCGTGTCTCCTATTTGTGCAGTCTACCGATCATCAAAAACTACGATTTAACTGACGATTTACAGAAATGTCAGACGGGCGGCGAGTTTCCAGTGAAAAAAGACTTGGAAAAAGCGCGCCAATTCAAGGATGAAGCGAATAAAGCTGTCCAAAAAGGCGATTGGGCGAAGGCAATGCAGCTGTACAGCCAAAGCATGACTTACATGCCGGAGAAGGAAA cTGAAGAGTTATCAATCGTGTTAGCGAATCGGTCAGCCGCCCTGAATCATTTGGAGCAGTATGAAGACACCCTGGCGGATATCAGACGGTGTCTCTCTCTCGGCTATCCTCGTCATCTTAGATACAAGGTGTATGAGAGAAGGGCCCGGTGCCTTCTCGTTCTGAAGAGGAATAAGGAAGCTATTTCAGCGTTCCA GGATACAATCAGCTCACTAGACGAAGCCACCAAGCTGGACAAAGAAAAGAGACAAAAATTGCGAACTGATTCCAAGCTCATGTTGGAAATATTGAACAAGGGTCTCGTTTTAGCTGGAAACCCTAAAGACCCGGAGCCTTTGAAGAGAAAACCTCCTACACCGAAACTGTCTGGTAAACATAATACACAGTACCCGGCTGCTTCAGACGCCATTAAAATTGATTATGAAGAAGTTCGTGGCCGATATGCGACTGCCACGAAAGATATAGAGCCTGGAGAAATACTGCTAGTAGAGAGACCACACAGTGGAGTATTGCTGGCAGAATATTCGAGAACACATTGCCAGAACTGCTTCATAAG gtGTCCAATTCTCGTGGCATGTCCCAAATGTCCAAACGTCGTATTCTGCAGCGACAAATGCCTAGAATACGCTCAGAAAACTTACCACGGCTACGAATGCCACATTCTACCGCTGATTTGGAAGTCTGGATGTTCAGTCACCTGCCATATAGCGTTGAGAATGATCACGCAAAACAAAAAGGAATACTTTGTTAATGTTAGCAAAGATTTGGAAAACAAGCCAACGGGGCCGTATAAAACTGACgattacagaaatatttatcacCTTGTGTCTCACGAAGATAAAAGGACAAAGCAGGACTTTTTACACAGAACTCAGATGACAGCTTTCCTGGTAAAGTTACTGGAATTAAGCGGCTATTTCGATGGGAAGCCTAGGAGTAAGCCTGTAGACATAACTGAGGTGAAAACTATGGCAGTAGATGAGAAATATAAGGAAGATGTAGCCCTGATTGGAGGGCTTATATTGAAGAACCTGCAGATACTAAAATTCAACGCTCACGAAGTATTTGAGCTGCAGTGTGCTAAGCCCAAAGTTGGGAAGAATGTTATCAAGCATGACGGAAAGTCGGTCTTTTTGGCGGGAGCTGTATTCCCAACTCTTGCGCTTTTCAATCACTCGTGTGACCCGGGTGTAGTGAG ATATTTCTGTGGTGCTAAAATCGTTGTTCGTGCCGTCAAAAGCATAAAGAAAGGCGAAGAAGTGTCCGAGAATTACGGTCCCATATTCACGACAGTTCCTAAAGAAAAGAGACGCGCTGACTTGAAGGAGCAGTACTGGTTCGATTGCAACTGCGTACCGTGCGAACAAAACTGGCCGCTGTATGAACAGATGAATGAAAATTACATGAGATTTAA ATGTGATTCTGACCGTCCATGTCCTAACGTGGTGGCAGTACCTCACGATTGCCAAGAGTTCATGGTACAATGCGGTCTCTGCCATCAATACACCAACATATTGAAGGGACTAAAGTCTTTGCAG GACACTGAAATGATGTATCGTCTTGGTCGTGCAGCAATGGAAAGTGGCCAGTATGGAGAAGCAATGAAGAAATTCATAGATGTGCTTAAACTTTACAATGATACACTGTGTCCCCCATACCGCTCTTATTATGACTGCGTTCAGGACCTGAGGCGTTGTATGTTGGCTTTGGGCAACTATAGTATTGCATAA
- the LOC142984635 gene encoding dynein light chain Tctex-type protein 2B-like, translating to MADDEDVVEEEVQLEERGESEVALSPVLAEKPLAPPLYEVRPGLGGKFQAANVKEIIMSTMQEQLMGRQYRSDQAVKWAKSIANGVRQRVQELDMKRYKILVQTIVMEMKGAGVKCGQRCIWDPETDDYVGDLYKNDTIFCYTTVYGVYMY from the exons ATGGCTGATGATGAAGATG TTGTTGAAGAGGAGGTGCAGTTGGAAGAACGTGGTGAAAGTGAGGTAGCATTAAGCCCTGTGTTGGCTGAGAAGCCTCTAGCACCACCTCTGTATGAAGTGAGACCTGGGCTTGGCGGCAA ATTTCAAGCAGcaaatgtaaaagaaataattatgtcGACAATGCAGGAGCAGCTGATGGGGCGACAGTACCGCTCTGACCAGGCTGTGAAGTGGGCTAAGTCTATTGCTAATGGCGTAAGGCAGCGGGTACAGGAGCTCGATATGAAAAG GTACAAAATCCTAGTACAAACGATAGTAATGGAGATGAAAGGAGCCGGTGTTAAATGCGGGCAGCGATGCATCTGGGACCCCGAGACTGACGACTACGTAGGCGACTTGTATAAGAACGACACGATATTCTGCTACACCACTGTGTACGGCGTTTACatgtattga
- the Sin1 gene encoding SAPK-interacting protein 1: MATYDNKIWLLKNIRDAFIATDDTGLCEIVMAGEDFSKIFQNKSIEEKKRIRDGRLNQPGPSKGKDGMGDISEEEVEKEIVTRFDPYPDMDDSEDDDPLCDSYVRNDPGFPGRYDRNRTNTGQWLDKKEQALKKAAKIKVIKWEDSSPLTAEQLAEVFAKFEVRKPSKKKSLLTEQLHNCPDLPHRQYLEYARFDGTAQLGLPTKSFKIFMTMLPEKHQNYPLVVCVIANAKIKDLIGFTCYKYSIEHPDISLGSVQDYGLCIAEDDGEVDWAFPCLDANEPCSKFGFTCLGLIELRSKSSLCPAPMPITEDGMSGAFHVFPKAENSGVSHQNSSRLHTGDSSTSEAVISALKALNEGAVDVDMGKMQSHIMATEAPQYKAYKVQLLRKVRTNTSVQLGISLDRIEVEPLVTQKHAFWSRSKYFLHSIDSVAWCQILETRGNRSTFRIVYSPSHNAAYNERNTSASGQNSYIFHPNTSYKIHDFESDHDIAKEIVEKVNTILDLRNSPCRREYKTAKDKKVHTRRSFHTKHLS, translated from the exons atggcTACATATGATAACAAAATTTGGCTCCTCAAAAACATACGAGATGCATTCATTGCAACCGACGACACAGGTTTGTGTGAGATTGTTATGGCCGGGGAAGacttttcaaaaatctttcaaaataaatctatCGAGGAAAAAAAGAGGATAAGAGATGGGAGGCTGAATCAGCCTGGACCAAGCAAAGGCAAAGATGGCATGGGAGATATATCGGAAGAAGAGGTGGAGAAGGAAATAGTGACACGGTTCGACCCTTACCCTGACATGGATGATAGTGAGGATGACGACCCGCTGTGCGACAGCTACGTGCGGAACGACCCCGGCTTCCCGGGCAGATACGATAG AAATAGGACCAACACAGGACAGTGGCTGGACAAGAAAGAGCAAGCATTGAAAAAAGCAGCAAAAATCAAAGTCATAAAATGGGAGGACTCATCGCCACTAACAGCTGAGCAACTGGCAGAAGTATTTGCTAAATTTGAAGTTAGAAAACCAAGTAAAAAGAAGTCTCTGTTAACAGAGCAGTTGCATAACTGCCCAGACCTGCCTCACCGTCAGTATCTGGAGTATGCCAGGTTTGATGGCACAGCACAACTAGGACTACCCACAAAGTCATTCAAGATATTCATGACAATGCTCCCAGAGAAGCATCAGAATTATCCATTAGTTGTGTGTGTTATTGCCAATGCTAAGATCAAGGATTTGATTGGTTTCACATGCTATAAGTACAG CATTGAACATCCAGACATATCCCTTGGATCTGTGCAAGACTATGGACTATGCATAGCAGAGGACGATGGGGAGGTTGACTGGGCTTTCCCTTGCCTAGATGCCAATGAACCTTGCTCCAAGTTTGGCTTCACCTGTCTTGGTCTCATTGAACTAAGAAGTAAAAGCTCATTATGTCCAGCCCCTATGCCTATAACTGAAGATGGTATGAGTGGAGCCTTCCATGTGTTCCCAAAGGCAGAGAATTCTGGAGTGAGCCATCAGAACTCTTCCAGATTGCATACAGGAGATAGCTCCACATCTGAAGCTGTTATAAGCGCATTGAAAGCTTTGAATGAAG GAGCAGTGGATGTTGACATGGGTAAAATGCAGTCACACATAATGGCTACTGAGGCACCTCAGTACAAAGCATATAAAGTGCAGTTGTTGCGCAAAGTGCGTACCAATACTTCAGTGCAACTCGGTATATCATTAGACAGGATAGAAGTTGAACCTTTAGTCACACAAAAGCACGCTTTTTGG TCAAGGTCAAAGTACTTCCTACACAGTATAGACTCTGTGGCCTGGTGTCAGATCCTGGAGACGAGAGGCAATAGGTCCACCTTTAGGATAGTCTACTCACCTAGTCACAATGCTGCTTACAACGAAAGAAATACCTCTGCATCag GTCAAAATTCCTACATATTCCATCCCAACACATCGTACAAAATCCACGACTTCGAAAGCGATCACGACATCGCCAAGGAAATAGTGGAGAAGGTGAACACTATATTAGACTTAAGAAACAGCCCCTGCCGACGTGAATACAAGACTGCCAAAGATAAGAAGGTTCATACCAGGcgaagttttcatacaaaacatttGAGTTGA